Proteins encoded together in one Musa acuminata AAA Group cultivar baxijiao chromosome BXJ3-6, Cavendish_Baxijiao_AAA, whole genome shotgun sequence window:
- the LOC135640623 gene encoding alpha-(1,4)-fucosyltransferase-like, whose product MLLPLKLINYIVPMLATAILLLLLFSHYLDLPSLSSPVPISTSVRPRGPKAAFTDLVAAFELWDAEVGCAWFREKHAGWATNASAIRPDDDNDECAAARMSHVSVLVKGWTWIPDSMDDLYPCRCGMTCIWTKSPVLADNPDAVLFESVTPPATRKKGDPLRVYMDLEASRKPSGFEDIFIGYHAKDDVQSTYAGTLFHKSRNYHVSSQKRNDVLVYWSSSRCLPQRNQLAKRFLSLIFHHSFGECLNNVGGPNAALSLYPECSMSENPVPHWWDHLHCAMSHYKFVLAIENTITESYITEKLYYALDSGAVPIYFGAPNVWDFVPPHSIIDGSKFSSLEELASYVKELADDPIAYAEYHSWRRCGVMGNYGKTRAASIDTLPCRLCELISRKGGRNARS is encoded by the exons ctcccacTACCTCGAcctcccctccctctcctccCCCGTACCGATCTCCACCTCCGTCCGCCCCAGGGGCCCCAAAGCGGCCTTCACCGATCTCGTCGCTGCGTTTGAGCTGTGGGACGCCGAGGTGGGCTGCGCTTGGTTCCGGGAGAAGCACGCTGGATGGGCGACCAACGCCTCCGCGATACGGCCCGACGACGACAACGACGAGTGCGCTGCAGCAAGGATGAGCCACGTCAGCGTGCTCGTCAAGGGGTGGACTTGGATCCCGGACAGCATGGATGATCTTTACCCGTGCCGGTGCGGGATGACCTGCATCTGGACCAAATCGCCCGTTCTCGCTGATAATCCCGACGCCGTGTTGTTTGAGAGCGTGACGCCTCCGGCGACG AGGAAAAAAGGTGATCCACTACGTGTTTATATGGATCTTGAGGCCAGTAGAAAACCTTCGGGTTTCGAAGACATATTTATTGGTTATCATGCCAAGGATGATGTGCAATCCACATATGCAGGGACTCTGTTTCACAAGAGCCGAAATTACCATGTTTCATCTCAGAAAAGAAAT GACGTCCTTGTGTATTGgtcttcttcaaggtgtcttcccCAAAGAAACCAACTTGCAAAAAGATTCCTTTCCCTCATCTTTCACCATTCTTTTGGTGAATGCCTGAACAACGTTGGGGGTCCTAATGCTGCACTTTCTCTCTATCCCGAGTGTTCCATGAGTGAGAACCCAGTACCTCATTGGTGGGACCACCTGCATTGTGCCATGTCACATTACAAGTTTGTGCTTGCCATCGAGAACACCATAACCGAGAGCTACATAACAGAGAAGCTCTACTATGCCCTGGATTCTGGTGCAGTGCCCATATATTTTGGTGCACCAAATGTGTGGGATTTTGTCCCTCCACATTCTATAATAGATGGGTCCAAGTTTAGTTCTCTAGAGGAACTGGCATCCTATGTAAAAGAACTAGCAGATGATCCGATTGCTTATGCAGAGTACCATTCTTGGAGGAGATGTGGTGTGATGGGCAACTATGGGAAGACTCGTGCCGCCAGCATCGATACGCTGCCGTGCAGATTGTGTGAGTTGATAAGCAGGAAAGGTGGAAGGAATGCCAGATCATAG
- the LOC103988984 gene encoding zinc finger transcription factor YY1 isoform X2 codes for MEKRSIASARGRPTAVRWFKRWVPQDVVATGGKCHLLKWVTEGMLKALEDKSKDSVAEEQKPEPRTETLYLCTYEGCGKAFIEFGALKKHTHTHGEKQHVCQYEGCGKKFVDSSKLKRHYLIHTGERQFVCPHEGCGKAFSLDFNLKSHMKTHSLENYHVCPYPECGKKYTHESKLKSHLKAHHEKVTTVEMVKRKPASDKPHNTSKSAATAYVSASAERRFACPYEGCGKAYIHEYKLNLHLRKEHPGHNPVENRKSALSIDQTIDEPSNQDAYTTKGGIGKNSKRRKPNLTLLMPPAKLPKRTRPNLVPLDTKTVKNHMQTKEMYEEDSQETEEDRGNIKTDGWSHHDMNDDDEMEAVK; via the exons ATGGAGAAGCGCTCCATCGCCTCCGCTAGAGGCCGCCCCACTGCCGTCCGGTGGTTCAAACGATG GGTTCCGCAGGATGTGGTTGCTACAGGTGGGAAGTGCCACTTGTTGAAGTGGGTCACAG AGGGAATGTTAAAAGCTCTGGAAGACAAGTCCAAGGATTCAGTTGCTGAAGAGCAAAAACCTGAACCAAGAACAGAGACACTCTACCTCTGCACCTATGAAGGTTGTGGGAAAGCTTTCATTGAGTTTGGAGCTTTAAAGAAACATACACACACTCATGGAGAGAAGCAACATGTTTGTCAATACGAGGGATGTGGGAAG AAATTTGTAGACAGTTCAAAGTTGAAGAGGCACTATCTGATACATACTGGTGAAAGACAGTTTGTTTGCCCACATGAAGGCTGTGGTAAG GCCTTCTCATTGGATTTCAACTTGAAGTCACATATGAAAACACATTCACTGGAGAACTATCATGTTTGTCCTTACCCGGAATGTGGGAAGAAATACACCCATGAAAGCAAGTTAAAATCTCACCTAAAGGCACACCATGAAAAG GTTACTACAGTGGAAATGGTGAAGCGCAAGCCAGCCTCGGATAAGCCCCATAATACCTCTAAGTCTGCTGCTACTGCTTATGTTTCTGCCTCTGCTGAGCGTCGTTTTGCTTGTCCATATGAAGGTTGTGGGAAAGCCTACATCCATGAATATAAACTGAACCTCCATTTGAGAAAGGAGCATCCTGGACACAATCCAGTAGAAAATCGCAAATCTGCTCTTTCTATCGACCAGACCATTGATGAACCTAGTAATCAAGATGCATACACCACAAAGGGTGGTATTGGCAAGAATTCTAAAAGACGCAAACCCAATCTGACACTGCTGATGCCTCCTGCCAAACTTCCAAAACGAACAAGACCAAACTTGGTACCGCTGGATACAAAGACTGTCAAGAATCACATGCAAACCAAAGAGATGTACGAGGAAGATAGCCAAGAAACAGAAGAAGATCGAGGCAACATCAAGACGGATGGATGGAGTCACCATGATATGAACGACGATGATGAGATGGAGGCTGTAAAGTGA
- the LOC103988984 gene encoding zinc finger transcription factor YY1 isoform X1 codes for MATFPSPYAEFHNISPPLPLAIIPLPPSLITPHLHSDLLSASAVVLSSLPYSPYCSSDPSPSRPLPPIRPCHRLHKEIAVRWRSAPSPPLEAAPLPSGGSNDGASLFLILQCVIVSELMTRCNSKVPQDVVATGGKCHLLKWVTEGMLKALEDKSKDSVAEEQKPEPRTETLYLCTYEGCGKAFIEFGALKKHTHTHGEKQHVCQYEGCGKKFVDSSKLKRHYLIHTGERQFVCPHEGCGKAFSLDFNLKSHMKTHSLENYHVCPYPECGKKYTHESKLKSHLKAHHEKVTTVEMVKRKPASDKPHNTSKSAATAYVSASAERRFACPYEGCGKAYIHEYKLNLHLRKEHPGHNPVENRKSALSIDQTIDEPSNQDAYTTKGGIGKNSKRRKPNLTLLMPPAKLPKRTRPNLVPLDTKTVKNHMQTKEMYEEDSQETEEDRGNIKTDGWSHHDMNDDDEMEAVK; via the exons ATGGCGACCTTTCCTTCCCCGTATGCTGAATTCCACAATAtatctcctcctctccctcttgctATTATCCCTTTGCCCCCGTCTCTTATAACACCCCATCTCCACTCGGATTTGCTATCCGCTTCAGCGGTTGTCTTATCCAGCCTCCCCTATTCCCCCTATTGCTCTTCCGATCCAAGCCCTAGCCGGCCCCTTCCTCCCATCCGCCCTTGCCATCGGCTCCACAAGGAGATCGCCGTGCGATGGAGAAGCGCTCCATCGCCTCCGCTAGAGGCCGCCCCACTGCCGTCCGGTGGTTCAAACGATGGTGCCTCTCTCTTTCTGATCTTGCAATGCGTTATTGTTTCCGAGTTGATGACGCGGTGTAATAGCAA GGTTCCGCAGGATGTGGTTGCTACAGGTGGGAAGTGCCACTTGTTGAAGTGGGTCACAG AGGGAATGTTAAAAGCTCTGGAAGACAAGTCCAAGGATTCAGTTGCTGAAGAGCAAAAACCTGAACCAAGAACAGAGACACTCTACCTCTGCACCTATGAAGGTTGTGGGAAAGCTTTCATTGAGTTTGGAGCTTTAAAGAAACATACACACACTCATGGAGAGAAGCAACATGTTTGTCAATACGAGGGATGTGGGAAG AAATTTGTAGACAGTTCAAAGTTGAAGAGGCACTATCTGATACATACTGGTGAAAGACAGTTTGTTTGCCCACATGAAGGCTGTGGTAAG GCCTTCTCATTGGATTTCAACTTGAAGTCACATATGAAAACACATTCACTGGAGAACTATCATGTTTGTCCTTACCCGGAATGTGGGAAGAAATACACCCATGAAAGCAAGTTAAAATCTCACCTAAAGGCACACCATGAAAAG GTTACTACAGTGGAAATGGTGAAGCGCAAGCCAGCCTCGGATAAGCCCCATAATACCTCTAAGTCTGCTGCTACTGCTTATGTTTCTGCCTCTGCTGAGCGTCGTTTTGCTTGTCCATATGAAGGTTGTGGGAAAGCCTACATCCATGAATATAAACTGAACCTCCATTTGAGAAAGGAGCATCCTGGACACAATCCAGTAGAAAATCGCAAATCTGCTCTTTCTATCGACCAGACCATTGATGAACCTAGTAATCAAGATGCATACACCACAAAGGGTGGTATTGGCAAGAATTCTAAAAGACGCAAACCCAATCTGACACTGCTGATGCCTCCTGCCAAACTTCCAAAACGAACAAGACCAAACTTGGTACCGCTGGATACAAAGACTGTCAAGAATCACATGCAAACCAAAGAGATGTACGAGGAAGATAGCCAAGAAACAGAAGAAGATCGAGGCAACATCAAGACGGATGGATGGAGTCACCATGATATGAACGACGATGATGAGATGGAGGCTGTAAAGTGA